A single window of Parabacteroides sp. FAFU027 DNA harbors:
- a CDS encoding tetratricopeptide repeat protein, which produces MIKKTQILAMLLIAFSMGQAIAQKSAFNSAFLLLEDDQYSKATTLATSLSGSETDFISGEIALRKGDVNKAQELFNKSAADVKSPWGIVGLGHLSLQKGDLVAANANFDKAVKVNKKNAPTYDIISRICLSLDKPDTATAIKYLNKGLDVNSKYSSFQIIKGNISAIKGDFGAAANDYQRALFFDPNNAEASRELGVLYTKAKNFRDGLEALKKSITLDSDQITVYKNLGDLYYTFGKYTDAEDNYKIYMDRCEKSTENLARYAFILFFNKKYSESSKVLDELLSTGASASVLYRVKGYVACETGDVKGGLDYMNKFFAAHNPDKIISSDYVYYAKLLLKDGQDSLAATKYEKALTVDSTVVENYDALADIYSKRNDHLNAIRIYTKLLTVKNDPANINFSIGKEYYYEGYYLSTKTKSANGAPVLTPEATDNYKKGIEAFKLVQKYSPNYVWGYIWEGRASAQVDPEAMTSASKDAYQKAFDILSQGDPQKGAKSKIECLKSIGWYYLANSDRATNGQKDEMKKQAIAKYEQVLQIDPTDAQAKQAIASLKK; this is translated from the coding sequence ATGATTAAGAAAACGCAAATCTTAGCTATGTTGCTTATTGCCTTCTCTATGGGGCAGGCTATAGCACAAAAATCGGCGTTCAACAGTGCATTTTTATTGCTAGAGGATGATCAATATTCAAAAGCTACAACATTAGCAACATCCTTAAGCGGTAGTGAAACCGATTTTATTTCCGGAGAAATCGCCTTAAGAAAAGGCGATGTGAATAAAGCTCAGGAACTTTTCAATAAATCTGCAGCAGATGTGAAAAGTCCCTGGGGGATTGTCGGCCTGGGTCACCTCAGTTTGCAAAAAGGAGACCTGGTAGCAGCAAATGCGAATTTCGACAAAGCTGTAAAGGTCAACAAAAAGAATGCGCCTACTTATGATATTATCTCGCGTATTTGTCTGTCTTTAGATAAACCGGATACAGCCACTGCGATTAAATACCTGAATAAAGGTTTGGATGTGAATAGTAAATATTCATCTTTCCAGATTATTAAAGGTAATATCTCTGCGATAAAAGGTGACTTTGGTGCAGCTGCAAATGACTATCAGCGTGCTTTATTCTTTGATCCAAACAATGCTGAAGCAAGCCGAGAATTAGGTGTGCTTTACACAAAAGCAAAAAATTTCCGTGATGGTTTGGAAGCATTGAAGAAGAGTATCACACTAGATTCAGATCAAATCACTGTTTATAAAAATCTTGGTGATTTGTATTATACATTTGGTAAATATACAGATGCAGAGGATAACTACAAGATCTATATGGATCGTTGCGAAAAATCTACTGAAAATCTGGCTCGCTATGCTTTCATTCTTTTCTTTAACAAGAAATACAGTGAGTCGTCTAAGGTTCTTGATGAACTTCTTAGCACAGGGGCTTCAGCTTCAGTTCTTTATCGTGTGAAAGGTTATGTTGCTTGTGAAACAGGTGATGTAAAAGGTGGTTTGGATTATATGAATAAATTCTTTGCTGCTCACAATCCCGATAAAATCATTTCTTCTGACTACGTTTACTACGCTAAGTTGTTGTTGAAAGATGGTCAGGATTCACTCGCTGCCACTAAATACGAAAAAGCGCTTACGGTTGATTCAACAGTTGTTGAAAACTACGACGCTTTAGCTGATATTTATTCAAAACGTAATGATCACCTCAATGCAATTCGTATTTATACTAAATTGCTGACAGTGAAAAATGATCCGGCTAATATCAACTTTAGCATTGGTAAAGAGTACTATTATGAGGGTTATTATCTTTCTACTAAAACGAAATCTGCAAATGGCGCTCCCGTATTAACTCCCGAAGCTACTGACAACTACAAAAAAGGTATCGAAGCCTTTAAGTTAGTACAGAAATATAGCCCGAATTATGTTTGGGGATATATATGGGAAGGACGCGCTTCTGCTCAGGTTGATCCGGAAGCAATGACATCGGCGTCAAAAGATGCTTACCAAAAAGCATTTGATATTCTGTCACAAGGAGATCCTCAAAAAGGAGCAAAAAGTAAGATTGAATGTCTGAAATCTATCGGTTGGTATTATCTTGCTAATTCAGACCGTGCGACTAACGGACAGAAGGACGAAATGAAGAAACAGGCCATTGCAAAATATGAGCAAGTGCTTCAGATTGATCCAACCGATGCACAGGCTAAACAAGCGATTGCCAGCTTGAAAAAATAA
- a CDS encoding PstS family phosphate ABC transporter substrate-binding protein, with protein MKRKMSFKLIFGIAMTVIYLAFGLVLLLTKDILWPISGATRIGMGVLILLFGLYRLTQVYSWYIEQKNIDRGSIMTLLILVLSLQSCGYKNPGVGNSSTDTTIVCVDETVTPVIKAEAEVFEVMDTLGTLKIDYIPEGKAIKNVLDLKSMMAVATRQLTQKEEDFLKEKSYVARQTWIASDAIALITNLSQGDTILSEKNVRDILTGKITNWNQLNKKNPSQPIKIVFDNQNSSLVRYMADSICKGQKLAVNTFAMDVNRDVIDYVARTPGVLGFIGTSWIVDKDDSLHLSFHKKIKVMSISPGEEVDPLNSFKPYQAYISDGVYPFGRKIYTINIEPVSGKASRFASFIAGNRGQRIILKTGIVPAIAQTRVVSVRSSL; from the coding sequence ATGAAGCGAAAAATGTCATTTAAGCTAATCTTTGGGATTGCAATGACCGTTATCTATTTGGCTTTTGGCTTGGTATTATTATTAACCAAAGATATATTATGGCCAATTAGCGGAGCAACCCGAATTGGGATGGGTGTACTGATTTTGCTATTCGGTTTGTATCGTCTGACGCAGGTTTATAGCTGGTATATTGAGCAAAAAAATATTGATAGAGGTTCAATAATGACCTTGTTGATATTGGTTTTGAGTCTGCAAAGCTGTGGATATAAAAATCCCGGTGTAGGTAATTCATCGACTGACACTACTATAGTTTGTGTCGATGAAACAGTAACACCGGTTATAAAAGCAGAAGCTGAAGTTTTTGAGGTTATGGATACACTTGGCACGTTGAAGATTGACTATATTCCGGAAGGAAAAGCGATTAAAAATGTGCTGGATTTGAAATCAATGATGGCTGTTGCAACCAGACAGTTGACGCAAAAAGAAGAAGATTTTCTTAAGGAAAAATCTTACGTTGCACGTCAGACCTGGATAGCTAGCGATGCTATTGCTTTGATCACAAATCTCTCTCAGGGTGATACAATTCTTTCTGAGAAAAATGTCCGTGATATTCTGACCGGAAAAATTACAAACTGGAACCAACTGAACAAAAAAAATCCTTCTCAGCCAATTAAGATTGTTTTTGATAATCAAAACTCAAGCTTAGTGCGATATATGGCAGATTCGATCTGTAAAGGACAGAAACTCGCTGTAAATACCTTTGCTATGGATGTAAACCGTGATGTAATTGATTATGTTGCGAGAACTCCCGGAGTACTTGGTTTTATCGGAACATCTTGGATTGTTGATAAAGATGATTCTTTGCATCTTTCGTTCCATAAAAAGATAAAGGTTATGTCTATTTCTCCAGGTGAAGAAGTAGATCCGCTAAATAGCTTTAAACCTTATCAGGCTTACATCTCAGACGGAGTATATCCATTTGGTCGGAAAATATATACAATAAACATTGAGCCCGTTAGTGGAAAGGCTTCGCGTTTTGCATCCTTTATTGCCGGTAACAGAGGCCAGCGTATCATTTTAAAGACCGGGATAGTACCTGCAATTGCGCAAACCAGAGTGGTGAGCGTGAGAAGTAGTCTATAA
- a CDS encoding energy transducer TonB yields the protein MKPKVDIYNSEWVEMVFEGKNQQYGAYILRKSNSKRHLKAFLISATLFVLAISAPLLAKYLIPKKHVEENTVIELSKLQMKKAPEEIKKAVLAPPPPPARNTIKFVPPVIKPDDQVNEEEEMVTQDKVMESTAAVGAVNFDKGTDDVTVAPAQTTIAEESTEPFIIVEEMPEFPGGTEEMMKFLGNNIRYPVIAQENGIQGMVILSFVVSKTGQISDIQVVRGLGSGCDEEAVRVVRKMPNWKPGKQGGAAVPVKFTLPVRFALK from the coding sequence ATGAAACCAAAAGTAGATATTTATAATAGTGAGTGGGTGGAAATGGTTTTCGAAGGTAAGAACCAACAATATGGAGCTTATATTCTTCGTAAATCAAATTCAAAACGCCACCTTAAAGCGTTTCTTATTTCAGCGACTTTGTTTGTATTGGCAATCAGTGCGCCTTTATTGGCTAAGTATTTGATCCCTAAAAAGCACGTTGAAGAGAATACTGTAATCGAGCTGTCAAAGCTTCAAATGAAGAAAGCACCGGAAGAGATTAAGAAAGCTGTTTTGGCTCCTCCTCCTCCTCCTGCCCGTAATACCATCAAATTCGTTCCTCCGGTCATCAAACCAGATGATCAGGTAAATGAAGAAGAGGAAATGGTTACTCAGGATAAGGTAATGGAATCAACAGCAGCCGTAGGTGCTGTAAACTTTGATAAAGGTACAGATGATGTAACTGTAGCTCCTGCACAAACGACTATTGCAGAAGAAAGCACAGAGCCTTTTATCATCGTAGAAGAGATGCCTGAATTCCCGGGTGGAACTGAAGAGATGATGAAATTCCTTGGTAACAATATCCGTTATCCGGTTATTGCTCAGGAAAATGGCATTCAGGGTATGGTAATTCTTTCGTTTGTAGTAAGCAAAACCGGTCAGATTTCTGATATCCAGGTTGTACGTGGTTTAGGTTCTGGTTGTGACGAAGAAGCTGTTCGTGTGGTTCGTAAGATGCCTAACTGGAAACCAGGTAAACAAGGAGGTGCAGCAGTACCTGTTAAGTTTACTTTGCCAGTGAGATTTGCATTGAAGTAA
- a CDS encoding ExbD/TolR family protein produces MAEISSDHGGEGKKGKPKKMSTHVDFTPMVDLAFLLITFFMLTTTLIKPQTMELAMPPKNDKVEDPPEVAASRAVTVILGKNHKIFYYIGAQANGVDPKVETSDLGTQGLRKILLQKNYNQVTKIRELKAKLSEMKITKEVYEEQKKKIMGEKGSPVVMIKATNGASYSDLVDVLDEMAICNIARYAIIDVTPYDLGLIKNLDI; encoded by the coding sequence ATGGCAGAAATATCATCTGATCACGGGGGGGAAGGTAAAAAAGGGAAACCCAAGAAGATGTCAACTCACGTTGACTTTACCCCCATGGTTGACCTTGCGTTCTTGTTGATTACCTTCTTCATGTTGACAACAACTCTTATCAAACCACAGACCATGGAATTAGCCATGCCTCCGAAAAATGATAAAGTTGAAGATCCACCTGAAGTTGCAGCTTCGAGAGCAGTAACCGTCATCTTAGGCAAGAATCATAAAATCTTCTACTACATAGGAGCACAAGCGAATGGTGTTGATCCTAAAGTAGAAACATCTGATTTGGGAACTCAAGGCTTGAGAAAGATTCTTCTTCAGAAGAACTATAATCAGGTAACTAAAATCAGAGAACTGAAAGCAAAACTTAGTGAAATGAAGATTACTAAGGAGGTTTATGAGGAACAAAAGAAGAAAATCATGGGCGAGAAGGGTTCACCTGTTGTCATGATTAAAGCTACAAATGGTGCATCGTATAGTGATTTGGTTGATGTATTGGATGAAATGGCGATTTGTAATATTGCCCGTTATGCAATCATCGATGTTACACCTTACGATCTTGGTTTGATTAAGAATCTTGATATTTAA
- a CDS encoding ExbD/TolR family protein, with protein MPKVKIPRKSTVQDMAPMCDMAFLLLNFFILTSNFTQKEPAIIDTPKSISEIKIPETNIMKILVDNKGKVFWGIDKQADRIEVLRKMGEIYNISFTDEEYKRFSVVGSFGVPMSAMKTFLAMSPEQRDSKESALGIPCDSLDNQLKDWVSAARSVNKDLRIAIKGDKSTTYPAIKKVMGTLQDVNENRFNLITGLEAEQELIPTKK; from the coding sequence ATGCCAAAAGTAAAAATCCCTCGCAAAAGTACGGTGCAAGATATGGCACCTATGTGCGATATGGCGTTTCTTTTGCTCAATTTCTTCATTCTTACTTCAAATTTTACTCAGAAAGAACCTGCTATTATTGATACCCCAAAATCAATCTCGGAAATTAAGATTCCTGAGACTAATATAATGAAGATTTTGGTTGATAATAAAGGTAAGGTTTTCTGGGGTATAGATAAACAAGCCGATAGAATTGAAGTGTTGAGAAAAATGGGGGAAATCTATAACATCAGTTTTACTGATGAAGAATATAAGCGATTCAGTGTTGTCGGTAGCTTCGGAGTACCAATGAGTGCAATGAAAACTTTTCTTGCCATGTCTCCGGAACAACGTGATAGCAAAGAGTCAGCTTTAGGTATCCCTTGCGACTCGCTGGATAATCAGTTGAAAGACTGGGTTTCGGCTGCACGTAGCGTGAATAAAGATCTTCGAATTGCAATCAAAGGTGATAAAAGTACAACCTATCCTGCTATCAAAAAGGTAATGGGAACTTTACAGGATGTAAATGAAAACCGTTTTAACTTGATTACAGGTCTCGAAGCAGAACAAGAATTAATCCCAACTAAAAAGTAA
- a CDS encoding MotA/TolQ/ExbB proton channel family protein has product MKTQQKNKSRKASIAFSYAVIPVALIVAICVFKFVMGNGANFEGGNPEGHPLPGNMLATIYKGGFIVPILMTCLLTVITFSFERFFAISKASGKGSMNEFVQKIKGLLEQDKIKDAYAACDKQKGSVANVVTMVVSKYEHAVNDTTMTKDQKVVEIQKTVEEATSLELPSLQQNLVILATLASVSTLLGLLGTVLGMIRAFAAMSTAGAPDSTALATGISEALINTAFGIGTAAVAIIMYNFFTTKIDKLTYAIDEAGFSIVQTYAAKH; this is encoded by the coding sequence ATGAAAACTCAACAAAAAAACAAGTCTAGAAAGGCTAGTATCGCGTTCTCTTATGCAGTAATCCCAGTAGCATTAATTGTTGCTATCTGTGTGTTTAAATTTGTGATGGGTAACGGAGCAAACTTCGAAGGTGGTAATCCTGAAGGTCACCCGCTTCCCGGTAACATGTTGGCTACAATCTACAAAGGTGGTTTTATCGTACCTATTTTGATGACTTGTTTGTTAACTGTAATCACTTTCTCTTTTGAAAGATTTTTCGCAATCTCTAAAGCTTCTGGTAAAGGTTCAATGAATGAATTCGTTCAGAAAATCAAAGGTTTGTTGGAGCAAGACAAAATCAAAGATGCTTATGCTGCTTGTGACAAACAAAAAGGTTCTGTTGCTAACGTTGTAACAATGGTGGTTTCTAAATATGAGCACGCTGTTAATGATACCACAATGACCAAAGATCAGAAAGTGGTTGAGATCCAGAAAACTGTAGAAGAAGCAACTTCTTTGGAATTGCCTAGCTTGCAGCAAAACCTTGTAATCCTCGCAACTCTTGCATCTGTATCTACTCTTCTTGGTCTTCTCGGTACCGTATTGGGTATGATCCGTGCGTTTGCGGCGATGTCAACTGCCGGTGCTCCTGACTCAACTGCACTTGCAACCGGTATCTCTGAGGCACTTATCAATACTGCATTTGGTATCGGTACTGCTGCTGTAGCAATTATCATGTACAACTTCTTCACTACTAAAATTGACAAGTTGACTTACGCAATTGATGAAGCTGGTTTCAGCATTGTTCAGACTTACGCTGCTAAACACTAA
- a CDS encoding biosynthetic peptidoglycan transglycosylase translates to MLDPDVNTISANSMKCRFIKIGDYCNYNFLFTKDKKQPGKTHKKDYSDRITTLLNSLFKVLPSDLKIQDIDVSSNNNGNKSRVLSQNLKIVNSHYAFPIQIQDSLVSQRWHVQGIVDKSNRVISGKISSLGAEKAILPYINMVYHVRVAFRSLAFSLHPEKKWHNNLALTGTASFNDLDVEHARLSTDKIQLGNGALNYHLNIGANFAELDSATEVKFNKISFHPYFYLQKDTDWKITALINKNRFPASDLLNSLPKGLFHNLADIKVKGDLSYHFLFDCDFVNPDKLRLESRLKKHNFSIASLGELGKINVPFLYTAYENDLPVRTFEVGLSNPNYCPLESISPLLQQAVLQSEDGQFFYHRGFRMDALRNALVYDIKKRRFARGGSTISMQLVKNVFLTRHKNIARKLEEALLVWMIEENRTTSKSRMFEVYLNIAEWGPLVYGIGEASRFYFDKSPADLNLNEAIFLSGIIPSPKKFANAFDASGRLKSNRAWYYHRIADRLLRTGYISQLERDSLKPDVFLLGAAKRYITPIFEDSSEVKMTVIPAGIDGLPPGK, encoded by the coding sequence ATGTTGGATCCGGATGTCAATACCATCTCCGCTAATTCCATGAAATGTCGTTTTATCAAGATTGGGGATTATTGCAATTACAATTTCCTGTTTACCAAAGACAAAAAACAGCCGGGAAAAACACACAAAAAAGACTATTCTGATCGGATCACAACGTTGTTAAATTCTCTGTTTAAAGTTCTTCCTTCTGATTTGAAAATTCAGGATATAGATGTCTCTTCAAATAATAATGGAAATAAGAGCCGTGTTTTGTCTCAAAATCTGAAGATTGTCAATAGTCATTACGCTTTCCCGATTCAGATTCAGGATAGCCTTGTTAGCCAAAGATGGCATGTGCAAGGTATTGTTGATAAATCGAATCGGGTTATCTCCGGAAAGATTTCATCATTGGGAGCTGAAAAAGCAATACTACCATATATTAATATGGTGTACCATGTCAGGGTTGCATTCCGGAGTCTTGCCTTTAGCCTACACCCGGAAAAAAAATGGCACAATAACCTGGCTTTAACCGGTACAGCGTCATTTAATGACCTTGATGTCGAGCATGCTCGATTGTCAACTGATAAGATTCAATTAGGAAATGGTGCTTTAAACTATCATCTGAATATTGGTGCCAATTTTGCCGAACTTGATAGCGCGACAGAGGTGAAGTTCAATAAAATTTCATTTCATCCCTATTTTTATCTCCAAAAAGATACGGATTGGAAAATTACGGCGTTAATTAATAAAAACCGGTTTCCGGCAAGCGATCTTTTAAATTCATTGCCAAAAGGGTTGTTTCATAATCTGGCTGATATTAAGGTGAAAGGAGATTTGAGTTATCATTTTCTTTTTGATTGTGATTTTGTAAATCCTGATAAGCTTCGGCTTGAGTCAAGATTAAAAAAACATAATTTCTCGATTGCTTCTTTAGGGGAACTGGGTAAGATAAATGTTCCCTTTTTGTACACAGCATACGAGAATGATCTCCCTGTACGTACTTTTGAGGTTGGGCTGTCAAATCCCAATTATTGTCCTTTGGAGAGTATTTCCCCATTGCTTCAACAAGCGGTATTGCAGTCAGAAGATGGCCAGTTCTTTTACCATCGGGGATTTCGAATGGATGCGCTCCGAAACGCATTGGTTTATGATATTAAGAAGCGACGTTTTGCCCGGGGTGGAAGCACTATCAGCATGCAGTTGGTGAAAAATGTTTTTCTGACACGGCATAAAAATATTGCCCGTAAACTGGAAGAAGCATTGTTGGTCTGGATGATTGAAGAAAATAGAACAACCTCAAAATCGCGGATGTTTGAAGTTTATTTGAATATTGCGGAGTGGGGGCCTTTGGTTTATGGTATTGGCGAAGCTTCCCGTTTTTATTTTGATAAATCACCTGCTGATTTGAATCTGAATGAAGCTATATTTTTGTCGGGGATTATTCCATCTCCGAAGAAGTTTGCAAACGCATTTGATGCCAGTGGCAGGTTGAAGTCTAATCGGGCCTGGTATTATCATCGAATTGCAGATCGTCTCTTAAGGACTGGATATATCAGTCAATTAGAGCGTGATTCTTTAAAACCGGATGTGTTTCTGTTGGGTGCAGCAAAAAGATACATAACACCTATATTTGAGGATAGCTCAGAAGTGAAAATGACTGTAATTCCCGCTGGAATCGATGGTTTGCCTCCTGGAAAGTAG
- the pfkA gene encoding 6-phosphofructokinase, which translates to MALKCVGILTSGGDSPGMNAAIRAVTRAAIYNGLEVKAIYRGYKGLISGEIVSFRTQNVSNIIQQGGTILKSARCKEFMTPEGRAIAYETMQREGIDGLVVIGGDGSLTGARIFASEHNVPIVGLPGTIDNDLFGTDITIGYDTALNTIMDAVDKIRDTATSHDRLFFIEVMGRDAGFLALNGAIASGAEAAIIPEIATEVDQLAELIKSGFRKSKNSSIVLVAESEITGGAMGLADRVKKEYPEYDVRVTILGHIQRGGSPTANDRILASRMGAAAIDALLEGQRNVMIGVQNDQIVYVPFSKAIKNDKPINKELLNVLHTLSI; encoded by the coding sequence ATGGCATTAAAATGTGTAGGGATATTGACCTCCGGAGGTGACTCTCCGGGCATGAATGCCGCCATTCGTGCGGTGACACGTGCTGCTATTTACAACGGATTGGAGGTTAAAGCAATTTATCGTGGATATAAAGGCTTGATTTCAGGTGAAATAGTGTCGTTCAGAACTCAAAACGTAAGTAATATTATTCAACAGGGTGGTACTATTCTAAAATCCGCGCGTTGCAAGGAATTTATGACACCAGAAGGACGTGCAATTGCCTACGAAACGATGCAGCGTGAAGGTATTGATGGTCTCGTTGTTATCGGTGGAGATGGCTCTTTAACCGGAGCGCGTATTTTCGCTTCAGAGCATAATGTTCCCATCGTTGGTCTTCCGGGTACGATTGATAATGACCTTTTTGGGACAGATATTACTATTGGGTACGATACCGCACTAAATACGATCATGGATGCTGTGGATAAAATCCGCGATACGGCGACTTCGCATGACCGCCTTTTCTTTATTGAAGTGATGGGTCGTGATGCCGGCTTCCTTGCTTTGAATGGTGCAATTGCTTCCGGTGCCGAAGCTGCCATTATTCCTGAAATAGCAACAGAAGTTGACCAGTTGGCAGAGTTGATTAAAAGTGGTTTCCGTAAGTCTAAAAACAGTAGTATCGTACTGGTTGCTGAAAGTGAAATTACGGGAGGTGCTATGGGACTTGCTGACCGTGTGAAAAAAGAGTACCCTGAATACGATGTTCGCGTAACTATTCTTGGTCACATCCAGCGTGGAGGTTCGCCAACTGCCAATGACCGGATTCTTGCCAGCCGTATGGGTGCTGCAGCTATCGACGCTTTGCTTGAAGGGCAGCGAAATGTGATGATTGGCGTTCAAAATGACCAGATTGTATATGTTCCTTTCTCGAAGGCTATTAAGAATGATAAACCCATCAACAAGGAGTTGCTAAACGTATTGCATACCTTGTCTATTTAA
- a CDS encoding 4-hydroxy-3-methylbut-2-enyl diphosphate reductase has protein sequence MKKDVIVEIDKGSGFCFGVVTAIQKAEEELSKGGTLYCLGDIVHNSHEVERLEGKGLVTIDHEALKGLRNAKVLLRAHGEPPETYKLAKENNIEIIDATCPVVLQLQKKIKKMHDSPESDDLQIVIYGKIGHAEVNGLVGQTNRKAIVIESLADLDKIDFNKGIRLYSQTTKSLDGFSSVVTEIKSRLNPDVSFESFDTICRQVSNRLPNIRQFAGKHDVVLFVSGKKSSNGKVLFEESRKVNPNSYLIEDARELKVEWLEKASSIGICGATSTPTWLMEEVEKQVRAIL, from the coding sequence ATGAAAAAAGATGTGATTGTAGAGATAGATAAAGGTTCCGGTTTTTGTTTTGGGGTAGTAACCGCTATTCAAAAAGCGGAAGAGGAGCTTTCCAAAGGAGGTACCCTGTACTGTCTGGGCGATATCGTTCATAATAGTCATGAGGTAGAGCGTCTTGAAGGAAAGGGGCTTGTTACCATTGATCATGAAGCTTTGAAAGGACTGAGAAATGCGAAAGTATTGCTTCGTGCCCATGGAGAGCCACCAGAAACTTATAAACTGGCCAAAGAGAATAATATAGAAATCATAGACGCCACTTGTCCGGTTGTGTTGCAGCTTCAGAAAAAAATCAAGAAAATGCACGATTCTCCAGAGTCTGATGATTTACAAATCGTGATCTACGGTAAAATTGGCCATGCTGAGGTAAATGGCCTGGTCGGTCAGACTAACCGCAAAGCGATTGTTATCGAATCATTGGCAGACCTTGATAAAATAGACTTCAATAAGGGGATTCGTCTCTATTCACAGACAACAAAGTCCCTGGATGGTTTTTCATCGGTTGTCACTGAGATTAAGTCCCGCCTCAATCCTGACGTATCTTTTGAATCTTTTGATACAATATGCAGGCAGGTTTCAAACCGATTACCAAATATCCGCCAGTTTGCAGGAAAGCATGATGTCGTACTGTTTGTAAGTGGAAAGAAGAGTTCAAATGGTAAGGTGCTTTTTGAAGAAAGCCGCAAGGTCAATCCAAATTCCTATTTGATAGAAGATGCCCGTGAGTTGAAAGTTGAATGGCTTGAGAAAGCCTCCTCTATTGGTATTTGTGGGGCAACTTCAACACCCACATGGTTGATGGAAGAAGTGGAAAAACAGGTGCGTGCTATTTTATAA
- the cmk gene encoding (d)CMP kinase yields MKKIIIAIDGFSSCGKSTMAKDLAREIGYIYIDSGAMYRAVTLYCLQNNLIKDGVVNEPELLPRMEQIQISFVLNPGTGKPETCLNGQNVETEIRTLEVSQNVSYVSAIAFVRKAMVAQQQQMGMQKGIVMDGRDIGTTVFPTAELKIFVTASPEIRAQRRFDEMIQKNEVASFDEILENVKHRDYLDQNREESPLRQAKDALLLDNSHMTIAEQKQWLLAQFQRVAEN; encoded by the coding sequence ATGAAAAAAATAATCATTGCCATCGATGGCTTTTCCTCATGCGGAAAAAGTACCATGGCAAAAGACCTGGCCCGTGAGATTGGCTATATCTACATTGATAGCGGCGCCATGTACAGAGCGGTTACGCTTTATTGTCTCCAGAATAATCTGATTAAAGATGGCGTTGTAAATGAACCGGAGTTGTTGCCCCGGATGGAACAAATTCAGATTTCGTTTGTTTTAAACCCCGGCACAGGAAAGCCGGAGACTTGTCTTAACGGCCAAAATGTCGAGACAGAAATTCGCACCCTTGAAGTTTCCCAAAATGTGAGCTATGTGAGCGCGATTGCATTTGTACGCAAGGCAATGGTAGCGCAGCAACAACAGATGGGAATGCAGAAAGGAATAGTGATGGATGGTCGAGACATTGGTACGACGGTTTTTCCTACTGCCGAGTTAAAGATTTTTGTAACCGCGTCACCCGAAATCAGAGCACAACGCCGATTTGACGAGATGATTCAGAAGAATGAAGTAGCCTCTTTTGATGAAATTCTGGAAAATGTAAAGCATCGGGATTATTTAGACCAAAACAGGGAGGAGAGTCCGCTACGTCAGGCAAAAGATGCCTTGCTGCTGGATAATTCTCATATGACGATTGCTGAGCAAAAGCAATGGCTGTTGGCCCAGTTTCAACGGGTGGCAGAAAATTAA